CCGTATTGTGTATCGACCAGGGAATTAAGCTCTGGATCAAAACACACATGACACTTGGCGAATCATACCGCACTGCGGGCAACTGGTTTCATCTGCACTTTGTAGAAAATCCCGGCATGGCTTTCGGTCTCGAATTTACAGAAGGTGCCACCGGTAAACTTGTGCTCAGCATTTTCCGTATTCTGGCCGTTGCCGGTATTGCCTATTACCTTTTTACACTCTTTAAAAAACAGGTACGCCCGCTGCTCATCGTGTGCGTATCACTTATTCTGGCCGGGGCACTGGGCAATATTATCGACAGTGCGTTTTACGGAATGATTTTCGACAAAGGCACTACCTACGATCCGCAGCTTGAAATGTATCTCAACTACGGCGGTGTGGCCCAACTCAGCAGTCAGGGCTACAGTTCGTTTTTGCACGGCTGTGTGGTGGATATGTTCTACTTCCCCGTGTACACCGGCGAATGGGGCGGCGACGAAGTAATTTTCTTCCGTCCGGTATTCAACATTGCCGATGCGTCTATTTCTATCGGCGTGTTTCTGCTTATCGTGTTTCAGCGTCGTTTGTACGGCGTACAGGAGCAACTGAGCGAACGTAAGATTTTCGCTTCAAACGCATTCTTCGGCGTAGTGGTTTTTCTGATCACCTCGTTCCTTTCGCTCACACTGCTCAGTATGTTTGGCAGCACACATCCGCTTGGTGCGCTTACACTTACACTGGCCTTTCTTGGTTCGGCAGCGGCAGGCTTTGGCTTTTTCCGTATGCTTCAGCGCGAACCCGTGTACGTACCCGCAGTGACCGAAACAGCCGAAACCCCAGCCGAAACGGCATCGGAGCCTGTAAACGAAAGCGGGCAGGTTACTCCGCCAAGCGCCGGCGAAAACACACCGCCGGCTGAAGATAGTCAGCCATAACCGTCAGAAACAATATATCAGACAATATACAAAGGCCGCACAGCATCATGCAGTGCGGCCTTTGAGCGAGTGCGGTAAACAGCGTTTATTTCTTCAGCAAAAGCTCGGCAATCTGCACCGCATTGGTGGCTGCACCTTTGCGCAGGTTGTCAGACACAATCCACATATTCAGCGTGTGTGGCTGTGTTTCATCGCGGCGGATACGGCCCACAAACACATCGTCTTTGTTGTTGGCGTGCAGCAGCGGCATGGGATATTGCTGCGCAGCCGGCTCGTCGATTACGGTTACGCCTGCGGCAGACTCAAGCAGTGTGCGTACTTCGGCAAGGTCAAACTCTTCGGCAAACTCCACATTCACCGACTCGCTGTGCCCGCCCATTACGGGTATGCGCACACAGGTGGCGGTTACGCGGATGCTGTCGTCGCCCATTATTTTTTTCGTTTCATTCACCATCTTCATTTCCTCTTTGGTGTAGCCATTATCGAGGAACACGTCGATTTGCGGAATCACGTTCAGGTCGATGGTGTAAGCGTATGCCT
This genomic stretch from Bacteroidota bacterium harbors:
- a CDS encoding lipoprotein signal peptidase yields the protein MFAAVKKALAIIFAVLCIDQGIKLWIKTHMTLGESYRTAGNWFHLHFVENPGMAFGLEFTEGATGKLVLSIFRILAVAGIAYYLFTLFKKQVRPLLIVCVSLILAGALGNIIDSAFYGMIFDKGTTYDPQLEMYLNYGGVAQLSSQGYSSFLHGCVVDMFYFPVYTGEWGGDEVIFFRPVFNIADASISIGVFLLIVFQRRLYGVQEQLSERKIFASNAFFGVVVFLITSFLSLTLLSMFGSTHPLGALTLTLAFLGSAAAGFGFFRMLQREPVYVPAVTETAETPAETASEPVNESGQVTPPSAGENTPPAEDSQP